In Penicillium psychrofluorescens genome assembly, chromosome: 5, a single window of DNA contains:
- a CDS encoding uncharacterized protein (ID:PFLUO_008396-T1.cds;~source:funannotate), whose protein sequence is MPRNKKAKGRPPRGPARQPGSGSATKGYQGPNASKTPPSPSQSQSQKGTTPKNQQQHQNQRPIVPFLRRDRILLIGEGDFSFARSLATQYKCRNLCATCYDSKETLYGKYPQAETNINDIVTASRRITSSSARNEEEQGGSNETPTQNEQKQGAQVRFGVDARKLGSPTGGGKDIRSGLFARKERKRPAWKPQDRKPPPSPGGPWDVICFNFPHVGGLSTDVNRQVRANQELLVAFFKSCVPLLSNAPEKVDEDDDDFEEEDDDDKDGDESSEREEEEDEQTSGLGVRSGPGQILVSLFEAEPYTLWNIKDLARHAGLQVVTSFKFPWTSYEGYTHARTVGQIEAKNHEGRGGWRGEDRNARMYVFEVKREEPKHPSKGGKKRARNELDSESD, encoded by the exons ATGCCCCGAAACAAAAAAGCGAAGGGACGCCCTCCGCGCGGGCCGGCTAGACAGCCTGGATCCGGGTCTGCGACCAAGGGATATCAAGGTCCTAATGCCAGCAAGacaccgccatcgccgtcacAGTCGCAGTCACAAAAAGGAACCACTCCTAAAAACCAGCAGCAACATCAGAATCAACGTCCGATTGTCCCATTTCTGCGCCGGGATCGGATTCTCCTGATTGGGGAAG GGGATTTCTCATTCGCCCGCTCCCTGGCAACCCAGTACAAATGCCGCAACCTTTGCGCAACATGCTACGACTCCAAGGAGACGCTGTACGGGAAATATCCACAGGCGGAGACAAATATCAATGATATCGTCACAGCTTCTCGGAGAATCACTAGTTCTAGCGCTCggaacgaagaagagcaagggGGCTCTAATGAGACGCCCACCCAGAACGAACAGAAGCAAGGCGCGCAGGTTCGTTTTGGCGTCGACGCCCGCAAACTAGGCTCTCCTACTGGTGGTGGGAAAGATATTCGCTCGGGGTTATTCGCGCGCAAAGAGCGCAAGCGTCCTGCGTGGAAACCCCAAGACAGAAAACCGCCTCCCTCGCCTGGGGGGCCGTGGGATGTGATCTGCTTCAATTTTCCGCATGTGGGCGGGTTGTCGACGGATGTGAATCGGCAGGTGCGGGCGAATCAGGAATTGCTCGTTGCGTTCTTTAAGAGCTGTGTGCCGCTCTTGTCTAACGCACCGGAGAAggttgatgaggatgatgatgattttgaggaggaggatgatgatgataaagatggagatgagtcTTCCGAaagagaggaggaggaagatgagcagACCTCTGGACTGGGCGTCCGGTCTGGGCCGGGACAGATCCTCGTTTCGCTGTTCGAGGCTGAGCCATACACGCTGTGGAATATCAAGGATCTGGCGCGTCATGCGGGTTTACAGGTTGTGACTAGTTTCAAATTCCCCTGGACTTCCTACGAAGGGTATACCCATGCGCGGACGGTGGGGCAAATCGAGGCGAAGAACCACGAGGGTAGAGGCGGATGGAGAGGCGAGGATAGGAATGCGCGGATGTATGTCTTTGAAGTGAAAAGAGAGGAACCGAAACATCCGAGCAAAGGGGGCAAGAAGCGGGCGAGGAATGAGTTGGACAGTGAGAGTGATTGA
- a CDS encoding uncharacterized protein (ID:PFLUO_008397-T1.cds;~source:funannotate): protein MAAELTSTKLNPESHLILDQPLLRLPHELARKNFKTVQRTVEREKEYVLPALKDAANASLNNTHTPDQTLAALDAMISRMQGLKRKMENLQDEEKKIQIQSRKRIQHLETLHKIPSLADVKYDQWSRVRLDRLLVDHMLRSGYSESAKQLAQEKGVEDLVDLGVFTQCQRVVESLRRGETKEALQWCSENKAALKKSQHNLEFELRLQQYIELVRSQDKKKKLEAIMHAKKYLIPNHESQKTEILRAAGLLVFTQDTKAPPYKSLFSLDRWNFLSDLFIRTHHELLSLPSQPLLHIALSAGLSALKTPLCHSAFTSSSSNSQSTTTSVCPICSTELNELARKMPYAHHTKSYVEGDPIVLPNGRVYGQARLMEMSKKIGAVESGKIKDPTTGEVFDENEMKKVYIM from the exons ATGGCTGCCGAGCTGACTTCCACCAAGCTCAACCCAGAGAGCCATCTAATCCTA GACCAAccactcctccgcctcccccaTGAACTGGCCCGGAAGAATTTCAAAACGGTCCAGCGCACCGTCGAGCGAGAGAAGGAATACGTGCTTCCCGCCCTGAAAGATGCCGCCAACGCCTCTCTGAACAACACCCACACACCCGACCAGACCCTCGCCGCTCTAGATGCGATGATCTCACGAATGCAGGGTCTGAagcggaagatggagaatcTGCaggacgaagagaagaagatccagatTCAGTCCCGAAAGAGGATCCAGCACCTGGAAACCCTCCATAAAATCCCGAGTCTGGCCGATGTGAAATACGATCAGTGGTCGCGAGTCCGGCTCGATCGGTTGCTGGTCGACCACATGTTGCGCTCGGGATACTCGGAGAGCGCGaagcagctggcgcaggagaaGGGAGTTGAGGACCTGGTCGATCTTGGTGTCTTTACGCAGTGTCAGCGAGTTGTTGAGAGCTTGCGTCGTGGGGAAACGAAAGAGGCGTTGCAGTGGTGCAGCGAGAACAAGGCAGCTTTGAAGAAGAGCCAG CACAACCTGGAATTTGAACTCCGATTGCAGCAATACATCGAGCTGGTTCGCTcacaagacaaaaagaagaaactcGAAGCCATCATGCACGCCAAAAAGTACCTCATCCCGAATCATGAATCCCAAAAGACCGAGATTCTTCGAGCAGCAGGACTGCTGGTCTTCACCCAGGACACCAAGGCCCCACCATACAAG TCCCTATTTTCACTGGATCGCTGGAATTTTCTTTCCGACCTGTTCATCCGGACGCACCATGAGCTATTATCTCTGCCATCGCAACCATTATTGCATATTGCTTTATCTGCTGGACTCTCGGCGCTCAAGACTCCCCTGTGCCACTCGGCCTTCACTTCATCTAGCTCCAACTCACAGTCCACCACAACATCCGTATGTCCCATCTGCTCGACCGAGCTGAACGAGCTCGCCCGCAAAATGCCATACGCACACCACACCAAGAGCTACGTGGAAGGAGACCCGATTGTCTTGCCCAATGGCCGAGTATATGGACAAGCCCGACTGATGGAGatgagcaagaagatcgggGCCGTGGAGTcgggcaagatcaaggaccCGACCACGGGCGAGGTATTTGACGAGAACGAGATGAAAAAGGTCTATATCATGTAG
- a CDS encoding uncharacterized protein (ID:PFLUO_008398-T1.cds;~source:funannotate) yields MAVVKSSQELDYAIKPEALTPSIPTSEWPLLLKNYDQLLVRTGHFTPIPAGSSPLKRDLKSYISSGVINLDKPSNPSSHEVVAWMKRILRSEKTGHSGTLDPKVTGCLIVCIDRATRLVKSQQGAGKEYVCVIRMHDKIPGGEAQFRRALETLTGALFQRPPLISAVKRQLRIRTIHESKLYEFDNERHLGVFWVSCEAGTYIRTLCVHLGLLLGVGAHMQELRRVRSGAMDENHGLVTLHDVMDAQWVYDNQRDESYLRKVIRPLESLLTTYKRIVVKDSAVNAVCYGAKLMIPGLLRFESGIEVNEEVVLMTTKGEAIAIGIAQMSTVELTTCDHGVVAKVKRCIMERDLYPRRWGLGPIAVEKKKLKSAGKLDKYGRTNEATPSKWKSEYKDYYTPEDGSAQPAIEAPQETPAPPPAEENAEENDTEDKKKRKHDDETAEERAERKRKKKEKKEKKERRKSKKEDSSDSE; encoded by the exons atggccgtcgTTAAGAGCAGCCAGGAGCTGGACTACGCCATTAAGCCCGAAGCGCTCACTCCTTCTATTCCCACTTCGGAATGGCCGCTGCTCCTCAAGAACTACGACCAGT TGCTGGTCCGAACAGGCCACTTCACCCCGATCCCTGCCGGATCTTCGCCTCTCAAGCGTGACCTGAAGTCCTACATTAGCTCCGGTGTCATCAACCTCGACAAGCCCTCGAACCCGTCCAGCCACGAGGTCGTGGCGTGGATGAAGCGGATCCTCAG GTCTGAGAAAACTGGCCACAGCGGAACCCTTGACCCCAAGGTCACCGGCTGTCTGATCGTCTGCATTGACCGCGCGACCCGCCTGGTCAAGTCCCAGCAGGGCGCCGGAAAGGAGTACGTGTGTGTGATCCGTATGCATGACAAGATTCCTGGCGGCGAGGCGCAGTTCCGTCGCGCTCTGGAGACCTTGACCGGTGCGCTGTTCCAGCGTCCTCCCCTGATCTCGGCTGTGAAGCGTCAGCTCCGTATCCGTACCATCCACGAGAGCAAACTCTACGAGTTCGACAATGAGCGCCACCTCGGCGTCTTCTGGGTCAGCTGCGAGGCTGGAACCTACATTCGAACCCTCTGCGTGCACCTGggtctcctcctcggtgtCGGTGCTCACATGCAGGAGCTCCGTCGTGTGCGCAGTGGTGCGATGGATGAGAACCACGGCCTGGTCACCCTTCATGATGTTATGGATGCCCAGTGGGTGTATGACAACCAGCGCGATGAGTCGTACCTGCGCAAGGTCATCCGTCCCCTGGAGAGCCTGCTCACCACCTACAAGCGTATTGTTGTCAAAGACAGCGCCGTCAACGCCGTCTGCTACGGTGCCAAGCTGATGATCCCGGGTCTTCTGCGCTTTG AATCCGGCATCGAGGTCAATGAGGAGGTTGTCCTCATGACCACCAAGGGCGAGGCTATCGCCATCGGTATTGCGCAGATGTCGACCGTCGAGCTCACCACCTGTGACCACGGCGTCGTCGCCAAGGTCAAGCGCTGCATCATGGAGCGCGATCTCTACCCTCGCCGCTGGGGTCTGGGACCTATTgcagtggagaagaagaagctgaagtCGGCCGGCAAGCTCGATAAGTACGGTCGCACCAACGAGGCCACTCCTTCCAAGTGGAAGAGCGAGTACAAGGACTACTACACCCCCGAAGACGGCAGCGCACAGCCGGCCATTGAGGCACCGCAAGAGACCCCGGCCCCCCCGCCTGCGGAGGAGAACGCCGAGGAGAATGACACggaggacaagaagaagcgcaaaCACGACGACGAGACGGCTGAGGAGCGGGCtgagcgcaagcgcaagaagaaggagaagaaggaaaagaaggagcGCCGCAAGTCCAAGAAAGAGGACAGTTCGGACAGCGAGTAG
- a CDS encoding uncharacterized protein (ID:PFLUO_008399-T1.cds;~source:funannotate) produces the protein MDIFWAAPPVTRTLTALALAQSALVHGRALSGYYVVFLPHLLWKLQLWRLVTPFLLTGGNISFLLDLYFLYLYGSSLETGSPRFTEPGAFFTYVVFVASVIMLTAGCFLGGFVFTSALILAFVYTYAQDNRGRKATFYVIQIPVEFLPWAMLLMAFVSGGPSAVLAEAMGIVAAHLYDFLTRIYPAFGGGRNWVTTPTFVRRYFDARTPASSSRAYGTTFRQAQPSSGSSSSGGWSSSLQNPWRGRGAGRRLGG, from the exons ATGGATATCTTCTGGGCTGCTCCGCCTGTGACCAG GACGCTCACTGCTCTGGCACTAGCCCAGTCTGCTCTAGTACATGGCCGCGCTCTCAGTGGATATTATGTTGTCTTCCTGCCACACCTGCTTTGGAAACTGCAGCTCTGGCGCCTGGTCACGCCATTCCTACTAACGGGCGGCAACATCTCATTCCTCCTGGACCTCTACTTCT TATACCTCTACGGCAGTTCTCTGGAAACTGGTTCGCCCCGGTTCACTGAGCCCGGTGCTTTCTTCACCTATGTGGTCTTTGTAGCTTCTGTCATCATG CTCACTGCAGGCTGCTTCCTGGGCGGGTTCGTCTTTACGTCTG CATTGATCCTGGCCTTTGTCTACACCTATGCCCAAGATAACCGAGGCCGGAAAGCCACGTTCTACGTGATCCAGATCCCTGTCGAGTTCCTGCCGTGGGCAATGCTTCTGATGGCCTTTGTGAGCGGCGGTCCCTCTGCTGTCCTGGCTGAGGCGATGGGGATTGTCGCCGCCCATCTCTACGACTTTCTCACCCGTATCTATCCGGCCTTTGGCGGCGGGCGCAACTGGGTCACCACCCCTACCTTCGTGCGACGGTACTTCGACGCCCGCACtcccgccagctcctcccgTGCATATGGCACCACCTTTCGTCAAGCTCAGCCATCCTcagggtcttcttcttctggtgGCTGGAGCTCGTCTCTACAAAACCCGTGGAGAGGGCGTGGTGCGGGACGGAGACTCGGGGGTTGA
- a CDS encoding uncharacterized protein (ID:PFLUO_008400-T1.cds;~source:funannotate), which translates to MGLFHLFGGSSGNDTCPMPSTFKIDAPEPFVSNLSFHRFNMIFSGACTALACLIIFMVQVTHASHYSNPNQQRKIMRISLLIPIYSIVSFLSICFPNAYVYIFAWTDFAQSITLGTFFLLLTEYLSVVVERQDNASKPLQPFQYNEDEDERLDELQWHKKRSVLVFQYPIVSLLLGAVTDITQAAKVYCLESNKTHFAHLWLSIIDYVSLGVAVMAVFRYYAANKSELRQYRVMLKLAAFKLIVILTFVEKIIFQILRSTNVMTPTSKLTYSDVIIGIPMLVICLQMVPLSCLFAYAYRASPYKIRQSDYMPTDSGSQNSAILPPRYYGSVFSPKVWLMMLSPKDVLRAIRYSFSSS; encoded by the exons ATGGGCCTCTTTCACCTTTTCGGCGGCTCATCGGGCAATGACACCTGCCCCATGCCTTCGACTTTTAAAATAG ATGCACCCGAGCCCTTCGTGTCCAacctctccttccaccgctTCAACATGATCTTCTCTGGAGCTTGCACGGCATTGGCTTGCTTAATCATCTTTATGGTCCAGGTTACCCACGCATCTCATTACAGCAACCCCAACCAGCAACGCAAGATCATGCGCATCTCGCTTCTCATCCCCATTTACTCGATCGTCTCATTTCTATCGATCTGTTTCCCCAATGCCTATGTCTATATCTTTGCCTGGACCGATTTTGCTCAGTCTATCACGCTCGGCACttttttcctcctcttgACCGAATACCTCTCAGTGGTCGTCGAGAGACAGGACAACGCTTCAAagccgctgcagccattCCAGTATaacgaggatgaagacgagcGCCTTGACGAACTTCAGTGGCATAAA AAACGCTCCGTTCTGGTATTCCAATACCCAATTGTCTCGCTGCTCCTAGGGGCCGTGACCGATATCACCCAGGCTGCTAAAGTCTACTGTCTGGAGAGTAACAAGACCCATTTTGCTCATCTGTGG CTCTCTATCATCGATTACGTTTCTCTCGGCGTTGCAGTTATGGCCGTCTTCAGATATTACGCCGCCAATAAAAGTGAACTGCGGCAGTATCGCGTGATGCTCAAGCTTGCGGCCTTTAAGCTTATTGTTATCCTGACCTTTGTTGAGAAG ATTATCTTCCAAATCCTCCGCAGCACGAATGTCATGACGCCTACCTCGAAATTGACTTACTCGGACGTTATCATCGGCATCCCGATGCTAGTCATCTGTCTTCAGATGGTACCGTTGTCGTGTCTGTTCGCCTATGCCTACAGAGCTTCACCGTACAAGATCAGACAGTCCGATTACATGCCCACAGACTCTGGCTCGCAGAATTCTGCTATACTGCCTCCGCGCTATTATGGTAGCGTCTTCAGTCCCAAGGTCTGGCTAATGATGCTGAGCCCGAAGGACGTGCTCCGGGCAATTCGGTATTCGTTTTCGTCGTCGTAA
- a CDS encoding uncharacterized protein (ID:PFLUO_008401-T1.cds;~source:funannotate) — MSSGPQLRRAFRRTDDYTPDTPKLKLVEEPLPLPLSPTAALVRVHAIALNYRDANIANGGNPWPVLPNGILCNDAAGEVIAVGEKVKALAVGDRVAPVTDTENISGRELGRSWLAADEDGVMADHIVFEQEKLCKLPSYLDWTAAATIPCAGVTAWSALKGMSIGQTVLIQGTGGVSVFALKLARAAGLRVVLSSSSDAKLQSMKEKYGSPPLLTVNYAKNPNWHEAVLELTDGVGVDIVVENGGTGSLVKSMKCTRRGGIVSQVGYLGKQNPAELAELIPTVIDRRVILRGINAGSKYDMEDFCSALSASQTPLDDLIDSIWKFEEAEEAVEYIWQGKQIGKLVLRVRVG; from the exons ATGTCTTCTGGGCCCCAGCTCCGACGCGCATTCCGTCGAACGGACGACTATACGCCGGACACACCCAAGCTCAAGCTTGTGGAAGAACCCCTACCACTCCCTCTATCCCCAACTGCAGCTTTGGTCCGAGTCCACGCCATCGCCCTCAACTATAGAGACGCCAACATCGCTAACGGCGGGAACCCATGGCCCGTCCTTCCTAATGGAATCTTGTGCAACGATGCAGCGGGCGAAGTCATAGCCGTTGGCGAGAAAGTCAAGGCCCTTGCCGTGGGCGACAGAGTTGCGCCCGTCACTGACACGGAGAATATCTCTGGTCGAGAATTGGGTCGGTCTTGGCTTGCTGCTGATGAGGACGGAGTGATGGCGGATCACATTGTCTTTGAGCAGGAGAAGTTGTGCAAATTGCCCAGTTACCTGGACTGGACTGCCGCTGCGACTATCCCCTGCGCTGGTGTTACGGCGTGGTCTGCGTTGAAGGGGATGAGTATCGGGCAGACCGTCTTGATTCAAG GCACTGGAGGTGTGAGCGTGTTCGCACTCAAGCTCGCCAGAGCTGCAGGTCTGAGAGTTGTTCTCAGTTCATCGAGCGATGCGAAGCTGCAAAGCATGAAGGAGAAGTACGGTAGTCCGCCGCTGTTGACTGTTAATTATGCAAAGAACCCAAATTGGCATGAGGCAGTTCTGGAATTGACCGACGGTGTTGGGGTTGATATCGTTGTTGAGAATGGAGGTACCGGATCTTTGGTAAAGAGTATGAAATGCACTCGACGTGGTGGAATTGTCAGCCAGGTTGGGTATCTGGGAAAGCAAAATCCCGCTGAGTTGGCTGAGCTGATCCCGACTGTCATTGATCGGAGAGTTATTCTGAG GGGCATCAATGCTGGGTCGAAGTATGACATGGAAGATTTCTGCTCTGCTCTATCCGCTTCACAGACGCCGCTAGATGATCTGATTGACTCGATCTGGAAAttcgaggaggccgaggaagcggTCGAGTACATTTGGCAGGGGAAGCAGATTGGGAAACTTGTACTTCGTGTTCGGGTTGGATGA
- a CDS encoding uncharacterized protein (ID:PFLUO_008402-T1.cds;~source:funannotate), with amino-acid sequence MPNTGKPSAGCHLCRTRRVKCDLTRPACRRCVKYGMDCPGYRDTLDLMFRNRGMGDVKKLANRRQKVTLPRAQSDSPLVVASSLSPSPSSAASRPSIALVLDCYSVVVKGQRYFGLVDFLPVLLAEADEGSCLLYATDTLAGAYIANQTDSVPDREKASRTYGRALEAVRSALMSPTESTKDETLVSVWALAAYEILVGSAQSKRGPGPEAWHLHVGGLNTLLAFRGPGQFASKRGRKIFWAIHSHILMRSVLNSAVCPPESRDLSAMFAAAIMPNPDNHEMSMALVSQFVMNASDIITASIVQLRTHFVTVPECITYIHSLDALESIVPQSIYDIYSTEDTAYIWNIYRTTRMRLHHCVLMLINCALSDFAIDAWEAVDDQEIQILVGRRQGHMEILHSMAQEILSFVPATVIQAVRSKPSSPQAADSIPEPAQRSICWADALRLVWPLATIYKLPMVQEEQRWIARQSCYVIGEQWGIREALKQWSSPVARLPQAIAPGSIFDQDDWQEYSPGSMLITGKSRK; translated from the exons ATGCCGAACACGGGCAAACCCAGTGCAGGATGCCATCTCTGTCGCACGAGGAGGGTCAAG TGCGACTTGACCCGCCCGGCCTGCCGACGCTGCGTCAAATATGGCATGGACTGTCCCGGCTACCGCGATACCCTGGACTTGATGTTCCGCAATAGGGGCATGGGCGACGTGAAGAAACTCGCCAACCGCCGTCAGAAGGTGACCTTGCCAAGGGCCCAGTCCGACAGCCCGCTGGTAGTGGCCAGCTCTctgagcccgagcccgagctcTGCCGCAAGTCGCCCTTCTATAGCGCTCGTTTTGGATTGCTACTCGGTCGTGGTAAAGGGCCAGCGTTATTTTGGTCTTGTCGATTTTCTGCCCGTCCTGCTCGCGGAGGCGGATGAGGGTTCATGCTTGCTCTATGCGACAGATACCCTGGCTGGCGCCTACATTGCTAACCAGACAGACTCGGTCCCGGATCGGGAGAAGGCGTCTAGGACGTATGGGCGTGCGCTGGAAGCCGTCCGGTCTGCTCTTATGAGCCCTACTGAGAGTACCAAAGATGAGACTCTGGTGTCTGTTTGGGCTTTGGCTGCCTACGAG ATCCTTGTTGGCTCAGCTCAATCCAAACGTGGCCCTGGGCCTGAGGCGTGGCATCTTCACGTTGGAGGCCTCAACACGCTGCTCGCCTTTCGCGGTCCGGGGCAGTTTGCCTCCAAGCGAGGCAGGAAGATCTTTTGGGCCATCCATTCACATATT CTAATGCGCTCTGTCTTGAACAGCGCGGTCTGCCCTCCCGAGTCGCGCGACTTATCAGCCATGTTTGCTGCTGCCATCATGCCCAATCCCGACAACCACGAGATGTCAATGGCTCTGGTGTCGCAGTTTGTCATGAATGCCAGCGATATCATCACGGCATCGATAGTCCAGCTCCGGACACATTTCGTTACGGTCCCTGAATGTATCACGTACATCCACTCCTTGGATGCACTCGAAAGCATTGTCCCGCAGTCAATATATGACATTTATTCCACCGAGGATACCGCCTACATCTGGAATATATACCGCACGACGCGCATGAGACTGCATCACTGCGTGCTGATGTTAATCAATTGTGCGCTGTCCGACTTTGCTATCGATGCCTGGGAAGCGGTAGACGATCaggagatccagatcctcgtaGGACGGCGACAAGGGCACATGGAGATTTTGCACTCTATGGCGCAAGAGATCTTGAGTTTTGTTCCTGCCACCGTGATACAAGCGGTGCGTTCGAAGCCTTCGTCTCCTCAAGCCGCGGACTCTATTCCAGAACCGGCTCAGCGATCGATCTGCTGGGCAGATGCTCTCCGTCTTGTCTGGCCCTTGGCCACCATCTACAAGCTACCCATGGTACAAGAGGAACAGCGGTGGATTGCAAGACAATCATGCTATGTGATCGGAGAGCAATGGGGGATTCGGGAAGCGTTGAAGCAGTGGTCCAGTCCAGTGGCGAGATTACCCCAGGCGATTGCACCAGGGTCTATCTTTGACCAAGATGATTGGCAAGAGTATTCACCAGGGAGCATGCTGATAACCGGAAAGTCCCGGAAATAA
- a CDS encoding uncharacterized protein (ID:PFLUO_008403-T1.cds;~source:funannotate) has product MRGKRIRPARRALFQSRASSSLAERLQGLTTRTLPLTYDYLHPQPSHLLNLTLLDLLRQPPSDHPTTLPSITNPPRLSPGHHLIYFPPQVPLSQLLPDGTDTLHTPGEPFDRRLWAGGSVKFADPELLLDGRRAVCIESIRNVAVKGREGDEKVIVTIERRVGTVPEEEPAEKSWERIWRRNGDDPGESAVVENRDLIFLRPKSEEQLQHDQAQFGARSRIVKPPSDPAFRQVLLPTPALLFRFSALTFNAHSIHLDKNYTRDREGYRNLLVHGPLTLTLLLSVLQSHVAHPIRSIEYRNWAPVYVEEEMAICGKRKGTGAWDVWIEGPDGGLAVRGTVTT; this is encoded by the exons ATGCGAGGAAAAAGGATTCGGCCCGCCAGACGCGCTCTATTTCAGTCTCGCGCCAGTTCGTCGCTGGCCGAGCGCCTGCAAGGGCTGACGACCCGGACGCTCCCCTTGACCTACGACTACCTGCATCCCCAGCCATCGCATCTGCTGAACCTGACACTATTGGATCTCCTGCGCCAACCCCCTTCAGACCATCCTACCACTCTCCCTTCGATCACGAACCCTCCTCGCTTGTCCCCGGGCCACCACTTGATCTACTTCCCGCCGCAGGTCCCCTTGTCGCAACTCCTGCCCGATGGCACGGATACCCTCCACACCCCCGGCGAGCCTTTTGATCGGCGACTCTGGGCCGGCGGCAGTGTCAAGTTTGCCGATCCCGAGCTTCTGCTCGATGGCCGCCGGGCCGTGTGTATTGAATCTATACGGAATGTGGCCGTGAAGGGCCGTGAAGGGGACGAGAAGGTGATTGTCACGATCGAACGGCGCGTTGGCACCGTTCCCGAAGAGGAGCCGGCCGAGAAAAGCTGGGAGCGGATCTGGAGGAGGAACGGAGATGACCCGGGGGAGTCGGCGGTTGTGGAGAACCGGGATTTGATCTTCCTGCGGCCCAAGAGCGaagagcagctccagcacgACCAGGCACAGTTTGGCGCGAGGAGTAGGATTGTCAAAC CCCCGTCAGACCCGGCATTTCGGCAGGTCCTCCTACCCACCCCGGCCCTGCTGTTCCGCTTCTCGGCGCTGACGTTCAATGCGCACTCGATCCATCTCGATAAGAACTATACCCGCGACCGTGAGGGATACCGCAATTTGCTGGTCCATGGCCCGCTGACCCTCACTCTGCTGCTCAGCGTACTGCAGAGCCATGTCGCCCATCCGATCCGCAGCATCGAGTATCGCAATTGGGCGCCGGTCTatgtggaggaagagatggcgATCTGCGGCAAGCGCAAGGGTACCGGAGCGTGGGATGTGTGGATTGAGGGCCCGGACGGCGGACTGGCCGTTCGGGGCACGGTGACTACGTAG
- a CDS encoding uncharacterized protein (ID:PFLUO_008404-T1.cds;~source:funannotate), which translates to MARLRVAFLGPAASFSHQAAAEAFGKTSAELQPCVSFAEAFAAVQQQTADYAVIPCENSTNGSVVQTLDLLADRNGLYNDVKVCSEYYLTVHHCLLVHKGSFPSGWAGYDGSITKLYTHPQAWGQCDTFLSRYFKGVERQDVSSTSKAAEIVSKETAERGAAIASRFAAEHHGVDVLQENIEDRADNTTRFLILRNVLAERTAQLAVEQAATNFAASHKTLISFTINHSSPGALADALLIFKAHGLNLTSINTRPSLKRAWQYIFFVECARTPTDENKDAVSKVLTGLRNVTESCRDLGTWEDQSSPSRG; encoded by the exons ATGGCGCGACTAAGGGTTGCCTTCTTGGGCCCGGCCGCGTCCTTCTCCCATCAG GCCGCCGCAGAGGCGTTCGGCAAGACTTCCGCCGAGCTGCAGCCCTGCGTCTCCTTCGCCGAGGCTTTCGCCGCGGTCCAGCAACAAACCGCCGACTATGCAGTCATTCCCTGTGAGAACTCGACCAACGGGTCTGTCGTGCAGACCTTGGACCTTCTAGCCGATCGCAATGGCCTCTATAACGACGTGAAAGTCTGCAGTGAATACTACTTGACCGTCCACCACTGTCTCTTGGTCCACAAAGGCAGTTTTCCCTCTGGCTGGGCGGGCTACGATGGCTCAATCACAAAACTATATACCCACCCGCAGGCGTGGGGGCAGTGCGATACCTTCTTGTCTCGGTACTTCAAGGGCGTCGAGAGACAGGATGTCTCGTCTACGTCCAAGGCTGCGGAAATCGTGTCGAAAGAGACCGCTGAGCGGGGCGCGGCGATTGCCTCTCGCTTTGCGGCAGAGCATCACGGCGTAGATGTGTTGCAGGAGAACATCGAGGACCGCGCGGATAACACCACTCGGTTTTTGATCTTGAGGAATGTGCTCGCGGAACGCACTGCGCAGCTGGCTGTTGAGCAGGCAGCGACGAATTTCGCCGCTTCGCACAAAACGTTGATCTCGTTCACGATCAACCATTCTTCCCCCGGAGCCTTGGCGGATGCACTGCTCATCTTCAAGGCGCATGGTCTTAACCTCACAAGTATCAATACCCGACCCAGTCTCAAGCGGGCCTGGCAATATATCTTCTTTGTGGAGTGTGCCAGGACTCCAACTGATGAGAACAAGGATGCGGTCTCGAAGGTGCTGACCGGTTTACGGAATGTGACCGAATCCTGCAGAGACCTAGGGACTTGGGAGGACCAGTCGAGTCCAAGTCGTGGATAA